A genomic segment from Lignipirellula cremea encodes:
- a CDS encoding potassium transporter TrkG, with translation MPQITGSVTKYPARASLCWYLGLILVGGLILWQPFCHLRLFERLDVDEDQKISLEEISAAPPRLLLKLERADANGDDYLDHDELNSVGGDYGPVSLIDAVFTSTSAACVTGLSVRSTEYAYTVWGQLTILLLIQLGGIGIMTVTTFVLFHFGSRESLRHRVLVAETLGADDATDLRAILRNVILLTVICEGLGFVILAIRNLFLMPPVTALWHALFHSISAFCNAGFSLNDNSLVAFQDDVVVNFTISALVIVGGLGYPVIFDLKRNWTGPWRDRWSRLHIHSKIMLIGATVLLVFGTVSFLAIEWQVALGKMSIPHKFMVAFFHSMSCRTAGFNTIELKDLSNASLFITIGLMAIGAGPCSTGGGMKVTTAAVLVMRAWATLRGYTRVNAFRRTIPRAAVERATTTVIIFGLVASVALTLLLVLDQSRISHQQALGLFLEALFEVVSALGTVGLSVGLTGSLSWAGKMVIILLMFLGRLGPISAFVAISRSQREERFEYPNEEPMNG, from the coding sequence ATGCCGCAGATTACCGGATCGGTTACGAAGTACCCCGCCCGCGCCTCGTTATGCTGGTATCTTGGCCTGATACTCGTCGGCGGCCTGATTCTATGGCAGCCGTTCTGTCATCTGCGTCTGTTCGAGCGGCTGGATGTCGACGAAGACCAGAAGATTTCTCTGGAAGAAATCAGCGCGGCCCCGCCGCGGCTGCTGCTGAAGTTGGAGCGGGCCGATGCTAACGGCGATGATTATCTGGACCACGACGAGCTGAATTCCGTCGGCGGCGATTATGGTCCGGTCTCCCTGATCGACGCGGTCTTTACTTCCACCAGCGCCGCATGCGTGACGGGCCTGTCGGTTCGTTCGACCGAGTACGCTTATACGGTCTGGGGCCAGCTGACGATTCTGCTGCTGATCCAGCTGGGCGGGATCGGCATCATGACAGTCACCACTTTTGTGCTGTTCCACTTTGGCAGCCGCGAGAGTCTACGGCATCGGGTGCTGGTGGCGGAAACGCTGGGCGCCGACGATGCGACCGACCTCCGCGCCATTTTACGGAACGTGATCCTGCTGACCGTCATTTGCGAAGGGCTGGGGTTTGTCATTCTGGCGATCCGTAACCTGTTTCTGATGCCGCCCGTTACGGCGCTGTGGCACGCCCTGTTCCATTCGATCTCGGCCTTTTGCAACGCTGGCTTTTCGCTCAACGATAACAGCCTGGTCGCTTTCCAGGACGATGTGGTCGTCAACTTTACGATCAGCGCCCTGGTGATTGTCGGCGGTCTGGGATACCCGGTGATCTTTGATCTCAAGCGGAACTGGACCGGCCCCTGGAGGGATCGCTGGTCGCGGCTGCACATTCATTCCAAGATCATGCTGATCGGGGCGACGGTCCTGTTGGTCTTTGGCACGGTCAGCTTCCTGGCGATTGAATGGCAGGTCGCCCTGGGGAAGATGTCGATTCCGCACAAGTTCATGGTCGCTTTTTTCCATTCCATGTCCTGCCGCACGGCCGGTTTCAATACGATCGAGTTAAAAGATCTCAGCAACGCCAGCCTGTTCATCACCATCGGCCTGATGGCGATCGGCGCCGGCCCCTGCTCTACCGGCGGCGGCATGAAAGTCACCACCGCGGCGGTGCTGGTGATGCGAGCCTGGGCGACGCTCCGCGGTTACACGCGGGTCAATGCGTTTCGTCGCACCATTCCCCGGGCGGCGGTGGAAAGGGCGACGACGACGGTGATTATCTTCGGCCTGGTCGCTTCGGTTGCGCTGACCCTGTTGCTGGTGCTGGACCAGTCGCGGATCTCGCACCAGCAGGCGCTGGGGCTGTTTCTCGAGGCGCTGTTTGAGGTGGTTTCCGCCCTGGGAACGGTTGGCTTGAGCGTCGGTCTGACCGGCAGCCTGAGCTGGGCGGGAAAAATGGTTATCATTTTGTTAATGTTCCTGGGCCGGCTGGGGCCGATCTCGGCGTTTGTCGCGATCTCGCGTTCGCAGCGCGAAGAGCGTTTTGAATATCCCAACGAAGAACCGATGAACGGATAG
- a CDS encoding potassium channel family protein has protein sequence MADTKRFIVIGLGSFGAALARQLHKNGCRVTGMDIHKDQVESMKDDLYEAMIGDATDRDAVKHVAFSEADAVFIGLGEDITRSLLATLHAKELGARRIIVKGVTPEHGKILKSLGVDRVIFPETEIAMQLADRMTWPNVIDFLPIDPEYSFVEFAVPDTFSGATLIDLNLRRRFGVWVVGVKDALTGKLQMFPDGEFKFSVDQILLVVGKKDNINKLRELK, from the coding sequence ATGGCCGACACCAAACGCTTCATTGTGATCGGACTCGGCAGCTTCGGCGCCGCCCTGGCCCGGCAGCTGCATAAAAACGGTTGCCGCGTCACGGGGATGGATATCCATAAAGATCAGGTCGAAAGCATGAAAGACGACCTGTACGAAGCCATGATCGGCGACGCCACCGACCGCGACGCGGTCAAGCATGTGGCCTTCTCCGAAGCCGACGCCGTGTTTATCGGCCTGGGCGAAGATATTACCCGCTCGCTGCTGGCCACCCTGCACGCCAAAGAACTGGGAGCCCGGCGGATCATTGTGAAGGGAGTCACGCCCGAGCACGGCAAGATTCTCAAAAGCCTGGGCGTGGATCGGGTCATTTTTCCTGAAACAGAAATCGCCATGCAGCTGGCGGACCGGATGACATGGCCCAACGTGATCGACTTTTTGCCGATCGATCCCGAGTACAGCTTTGTCGAGTTCGCCGTGCCGGATACCTTTTCCGGCGCGACCCTGATTGACTTGAACCTGCGGCGTCGCTTTGGGGTGTGGGTCGTCGGTGTAAAAGACGCCCTCACGGGCAAACTGCAGATGTTTCCCGATGGCGAGTTCAAGTTCAGCGTCGATCAGATTCTGCTCGTGGTCGGCAAAAAAGATAACATCAACAAGCTACGTGAATTGAAATGA
- a CDS encoding AMP-dependent synthetase/ligase encodes MSSTVPALLQEARAAGGDRVALRFHRGDQVDSFTWIELVQQVERWAAALAAAGVKQGDCVVHLSENRWEWIVADLALHAVQAVHVPLHSTLTGPQLVEQINHCHAAFGFVSRPDQARKLADCSDKLVVDIQFFSYEPCEAAIGRRAVKLLPAVLENSDIRDGAALLQRAAEGGAPSALATILYTSGTTGEPKGVMLTQENLVSNAQASITLFDDQPTDVRLSFLPLSHIFARTCDLYTWLISRCELCLARARETVIADCHTFQPHMFNGVPHFFDRVVRGMRDAGLQSAPDALRNLLGGRIRFCVSGGAALPDYLFEYFEERGVPILQGYGLTEAAPVIAATGTTRWKKGSVGPAIPGVEIQISDDGEVLARGPNIMTGYFRNPTATAEAIRDGWLHTGDLGKLDEEGWLWLTGRKKEILVTSGGKNIAPVMLEGLLTADPIISQALVVGDDRRCLAALLVLDRDRTQRALGELGQAEAVLDRTSEAVRALVRERIDQALKDVSAHEQVRHFALLEHPFSIESGELTPKLTLRRKVIEQTYAAEITALYADQ; translated from the coding sequence ATGAGCAGCACCGTTCCCGCGCTCCTGCAGGAAGCCCGCGCCGCCGGCGGCGATCGGGTTGCCTTGCGTTTCCACCGCGGCGACCAGGTGGACAGCTTCACCTGGATCGAACTGGTGCAACAGGTCGAACGCTGGGCCGCTGCGCTGGCGGCGGCCGGCGTGAAGCAGGGGGACTGCGTGGTTCACCTGTCGGAGAATCGCTGGGAATGGATCGTCGCCGACCTGGCCCTGCATGCGGTCCAGGCGGTGCATGTGCCGCTGCACTCCACCCTGACTGGGCCGCAACTGGTCGAGCAGATCAACCATTGCCACGCGGCCTTCGGCTTTGTCTCCCGTCCCGACCAGGCCCGCAAACTGGCGGATTGCAGCGACAAACTGGTCGTCGATATCCAGTTCTTTTCCTACGAGCCGTGCGAAGCCGCCATCGGCCGTCGCGCGGTGAAACTGCTGCCCGCCGTGTTAGAGAACAGCGATATCCGCGACGGAGCCGCGTTGCTGCAACGCGCCGCCGAAGGTGGTGCGCCGTCGGCCCTGGCGACCATCCTGTACACCTCGGGCACGACGGGCGAACCCAAGGGAGTGATGCTGACCCAGGAGAACCTGGTTTCCAACGCCCAGGCTTCGATCACGCTGTTCGACGACCAGCCGACCGACGTGCGTTTGTCGTTCCTGCCGCTGAGCCATATTTTTGCCCGCACCTGCGATCTGTATACCTGGCTGATCAGTCGCTGCGAGTTATGTCTGGCCCGCGCGCGGGAAACGGTCATCGCCGATTGCCACACTTTCCAGCCGCACATGTTTAACGGCGTGCCGCATTTCTTTGACCGCGTGGTTCGCGGCATGCGCGACGCCGGCCTGCAGAGCGCGCCAGACGCCTTGCGGAACCTGCTGGGCGGGCGCATCCGGTTCTGTGTCTCGGGCGGAGCCGCGTTGCCCGACTACCTGTTTGAGTATTTCGAAGAACGCGGCGTACCGATCCTGCAGGGTTACGGACTCACCGAAGCGGCGCCTGTGATCGCCGCGACCGGAACGACCCGCTGGAAGAAAGGCTCCGTCGGTCCCGCTATCCCGGGCGTCGAAATCCAGATCAGCGACGACGGCGAAGTGCTGGCCCGCGGTCCCAATATTATGACCGGCTACTTTCGTAACCCGACAGCGACCGCCGAGGCGATCCGCGACGGCTGGCTGCACACGGGCGACCTGGGAAAACTCGACGAAGAGGGCTGGCTCTGGCTGACGGGCCGCAAGAAAGAAATCCTTGTCACCTCGGGCGGCAAGAACATCGCCCCTGTGATGCTTGAAGGTTTGCTGACGGCCGATCCGATCATCTCCCAGGCGCTGGTCGTCGGCGACGATCGCCGCTGCCTGGCGGCGTTGCTGGTGCTTGACCGGGACCGCACCCAGCGAGCACTCGGCGAACTCGGCCAGGCCGAGGCCGTCCTGGATCGAACTTCGGAGGCGGTCCGCGCGCTGGTGCGGGAGCGTATCGACCAGGCGCTAAAAGACGTTTCGGCCCATGAGCAGGTGCGTCATTTCGCCTTGCTGGAACATCCGTTTTCGATCGAGTCCGGCGAGCTCACTCCCAAGCTCACCCTGCGTCGCAAAGTGATCGAGCAGACTTACGCGGCGGAAATCACCGCGCTCTACGCCGACCAATAA
- a CDS encoding glycosyltransferase family 2 protein has product MITLLNIALLITACLVLAPILLFALEVALSLLPAWGSAWSFTRPAPRTAVLIPAHNEESVIADTLQRMLPTIDHATELVVIADNCTDGTARIARENGARVLERTNDQQRGKGFALAYAVEQLSNDPPDVVVIVDADCVVSDTTIGGLARRAVASGRPVQGLNLTDRTPGRDRVQVASILGNRFINFIRPLGLARIGAPCQLMGTGMALPWKLVCDGRLSSGNLVEDMQLGVDLAIEGYYPIFCPDYKVSSAVPQQAAAFVTQRTRWEHGHLTTACTQIPRLLLASVLRLRPRLLMVALDLAIPPMALLVAVWMAAWATTVLATFVGADLLPAILLSAGGGLIGLSILLGWAAHCRQVIPFSALAGLPIYLCKKLPIYFALLVRRTPAQWVRTDRTAAIDKPVL; this is encoded by the coding sequence ATGATCACACTCCTGAATATTGCGTTGCTGATCACGGCCTGCCTGGTGCTGGCGCCGATTCTTCTGTTTGCGCTTGAGGTGGCTTTATCGCTCCTTCCGGCCTGGGGCAGCGCCTGGAGTTTTACGCGTCCCGCGCCGCGAACGGCCGTGCTGATTCCAGCCCATAACGAAGAGTCCGTCATCGCCGATACGCTGCAGCGGATGCTGCCCACTATCGACCACGCCACCGAACTGGTGGTGATTGCCGACAACTGCACCGACGGGACCGCCCGGATCGCACGGGAAAACGGCGCCCGGGTGCTGGAACGGACGAACGACCAGCAGCGCGGCAAAGGGTTCGCCCTGGCGTATGCGGTGGAACAGCTGAGCAACGATCCGCCCGACGTGGTGGTGATTGTCGACGCCGACTGCGTGGTGAGCGATACGACGATCGGCGGTCTGGCTCGCCGGGCTGTCGCCAGCGGCCGTCCTGTGCAGGGACTCAACCTGACCGATCGTACGCCGGGCCGCGATCGGGTGCAGGTCGCTTCGATCCTGGGCAACCGCTTCATCAACTTCATCCGTCCGCTGGGCCTTGCCCGCATCGGCGCGCCGTGCCAGCTGATGGGAACCGGCATGGCCCTTCCGTGGAAGCTGGTCTGCGATGGTCGTCTTTCCAGCGGCAACCTGGTCGAAGATATGCAACTGGGCGTCGACCTGGCGATTGAAGGTTACTACCCGATCTTCTGCCCTGACTACAAAGTCTCCAGCGCCGTGCCGCAACAGGCGGCGGCGTTTGTCACCCAGCGCACCCGCTGGGAGCATGGCCATTTGACGACCGCCTGCACCCAGATTCCGCGACTTCTGCTGGCCAGCGTGCTCCGCCTGCGTCCGCGATTATTGATGGTCGCCCTGGATCTGGCGATTCCGCCAATGGCGTTGCTGGTCGCCGTCTGGATGGCGGCCTGGGCGACGACCGTGCTGGCGACCTTCGTCGGCGCCGACCTGTTGCCGGCGATCCTGCTGTCCGCCGGCGGGGGGCTGATCGGCCTGTCAATTCTGCTGGGCTGGGCCGCCCATTGCCGGCAAGTGATTCCGTTCTCGGCCCTGGCCGGACTGCCGATCTACCTGTGCAAAAAGCTGCCGATCTACTTCGCCCTGCTGGTCCGTCGCACGCCGGCCCAATGGGTCCGCACCGACCGCACGGCCGCGATCGACAAGCCCGTCCTGTAA
- a CDS encoding GNAT family N-acetyltransferase: MCEIRTIEPRQLTPELIAAWSTIQQSLPAFGSPYFRPEFTQQVARVRSDVRIAVLEQQGQPVGFFPYQYSGMGVLVPVGGKFSDYHGVIAPPEVEWTASQLLAACGASAWRFDHLVAEQQPFARYHGNVAGSPYLYLADGYEAYEQERKSSGSKELTKLARKKRKLDREEGPLRFEYDTRDPQVFETLLAWKRDQYERTGLTDVFQFPWTTELLQNIWDCREPDFSGLMSALYLGDRLIAMHFGMRSGPIMHSWFPAYDREFYKASPGLILLTEIAKVASDQGVTIFDLGKGDAEYKTNLKSGDFMVAEGEIELRPMARLLRNGYRASRDWIKASPLRGPAQIPWRMIRPLRDWMAFR, translated from the coding sequence ATGTGTGAAATTCGCACGATTGAACCCCGCCAGCTCACGCCGGAGCTGATCGCCGCCTGGTCGACGATCCAGCAATCGCTGCCAGCGTTTGGCAGTCCCTACTTTCGCCCGGAATTCACCCAGCAGGTGGCCCGCGTCCGCTCCGACGTACGCATCGCCGTGCTGGAACAGCAGGGCCAGCCGGTCGGCTTTTTTCCGTACCAGTACAGCGGCATGGGAGTGCTCGTCCCAGTCGGCGGCAAGTTCTCCGACTATCACGGCGTGATTGCTCCGCCCGAAGTCGAGTGGACGGCGTCCCAACTCCTGGCAGCCTGCGGCGCCTCTGCCTGGCGGTTCGATCATCTGGTTGCAGAACAGCAACCGTTTGCTCGCTACCATGGCAATGTGGCCGGCTCGCCGTACCTGTATCTGGCCGACGGTTACGAGGCGTACGAGCAGGAACGGAAAAGCAGCGGCTCAAAAGAACTGACCAAGCTCGCCCGGAAGAAACGGAAGCTCGACCGCGAGGAAGGCCCGCTGCGTTTCGAATACGACACGCGCGACCCCCAGGTGTTTGAAACGCTGCTGGCCTGGAAGCGGGACCAGTACGAACGGACCGGCCTGACCGATGTGTTCCAGTTCCCCTGGACGACCGAACTGCTGCAGAATATCTGGGACTGCCGCGAGCCGGATTTCTCCGGCCTGATGTCGGCCTTGTACCTGGGCGATCGCCTGATCGCGATGCACTTTGGGATGCGGTCCGGGCCTATCATGCACTCCTGGTTCCCGGCGTACGATCGGGAATTCTACAAAGCATCGCCCGGGCTGATCCTGCTGACCGAGATTGCCAAAGTCGCCAGCGACCAGGGCGTGACGATCTTCGACCTGGGCAAAGGGGACGCGGAATACAAAACCAACCTGAAGTCGGGAGACTTCATGGTGGCCGAAGGGGAGATTGAACTCCGCCCCATGGCACGCTTGTTGCGTAATGGCTACCGAGCGTCGCGTGACTGGATCAAGGCGTCGCCTTTGCGGGGTCCTGCGCAGATTCCCTGGCGCATGATACGTCCGCTGCGGGACTGGATGGCGTTCCGTTAG
- a CDS encoding glycosyltransferase family 2 protein yields the protein MSSPAVTIVLCTYRRAEMLREAATSLLALETQLPANAAESAETFDYEVLIVDNNSPDHTPQVAAELAALSPRVRSIRETNQGVVHARNRGVREARGEWIAFFDDDQLADPRWLVELLTAARSRQVRCVGGAVWLDLPAECDRNLSPMVRMLLGETVGLDSARPYSARFTPGCGNLMLHRSVLDEVGLFDPAFNGRGEDTELFMRMLDAGIAGWCTPQAIVHHRIDAARLEDAFLLRLARTMAVGMAADEHREWGPWRYPLIWLARVGQTGVRLLPAWAAARLMQDQEHLIGARCRLLIARQMLRDGLPLLFRRAPASGSTPSSTITASAES from the coding sequence ATGTCATCGCCTGCTGTCACCATTGTGCTGTGTACGTATCGTCGAGCCGAGATGCTCCGCGAGGCGGCGACCAGCCTGCTTGCGCTCGAGACGCAGCTCCCGGCGAATGCAGCCGAATCCGCAGAAACGTTCGACTACGAAGTGCTGATCGTTGACAACAACTCGCCCGACCATACCCCGCAGGTAGCCGCGGAACTGGCTGCTTTGTCGCCCCGCGTACGTTCCATCCGGGAGACGAACCAGGGCGTGGTCCACGCCCGGAACCGGGGCGTGCGCGAAGCCCGCGGCGAGTGGATTGCCTTCTTCGACGACGACCAGCTGGCTGATCCGCGATGGCTGGTGGAGTTGCTCACCGCCGCACGCTCGCGGCAGGTGCGGTGCGTCGGCGGGGCGGTCTGGCTTGACCTGCCGGCCGAATGTGACAGGAACCTGTCACCGATGGTGCGGATGCTGCTGGGAGAAACGGTCGGGCTGGACAGCGCGCGACCGTACTCGGCCCGCTTTACCCCGGGCTGCGGCAACCTGATGCTGCATCGCAGCGTGTTGGACGAGGTCGGCCTGTTCGATCCCGCGTTCAACGGCCGCGGCGAAGACACCGAGTTGTTCATGCGCATGCTCGACGCCGGCATCGCTGGCTGGTGCACGCCCCAGGCGATTGTGCATCACCGGATCGATGCCGCACGCCTGGAAGACGCTTTCCTGCTTCGCCTGGCCAGAACCATGGCCGTCGGCATGGCAGCCGACGAGCATCGCGAATGGGGACCCTGGCGGTACCCGCTGATCTGGCTGGCGCGCGTTGGACAGACCGGGGTCCGGTTATTGCCGGCCTGGGCTGCGGCCCGCCTGATGCAGGACCAGGAGCATTTAATCGGTGCTCGCTGCCGCCTGCTTATCGCACGACAAATGCTGCGGGACGGCTTGCCGCTGCTGTTTCGCCGCGCTCCCGCGAGCGGCTCTACGCCGTCTTCGACCATCACCGCTTCGGCGGAATCTTAA